A window of the Amycolatopsis solani genome harbors these coding sequences:
- a CDS encoding DUF445 domain-containing protein, with product MDAVLHDLALHWPVYAAMPFVAALIGYVTKRVAIEMMFRPLDFVGIPPLLGWQGVVPKHGGRMAAVATELLTENLLDLREVLDRIDPVIITTELEQPLLRAVDHIAREVLAEHHPRLWEVMPTLAQEMLIKQVQASAPRLVREFLDDVRENLDEVLDVQHMTVQRLTRDRALLVRLIRETSRPEMAFIARMGIYFGFGLGVVQTVVWALTREPWVLPAFGGVIGLFTDWLAIKLIFVPREPVRVGRVIFQGKFQRRRAEVARQYGELIATEVLTVQNLLDAVLRGPRADRLAALVEQMVSSAVDTQMPLSWTVGGTRLREMKHAAARKALEQLPDTARYAEGYLTEAMDVAKVIEQRMLALTPLEFEGLLRPAFRQDEWKLIAVGGVIGFLVGELQVLLMLG from the coding sequence GTGGACGCTGTCCTGCACGACCTCGCGCTGCACTGGCCGGTCTACGCGGCGATGCCGTTCGTCGCGGCGCTGATCGGGTACGTCACCAAGCGCGTCGCCATCGAGATGATGTTCCGGCCGCTGGACTTCGTCGGGATCCCGCCGCTGCTCGGCTGGCAGGGCGTCGTCCCGAAGCACGGCGGCCGGATGGCGGCGGTCGCGACCGAGCTGCTGACGGAAAACCTCCTCGATCTCCGCGAGGTGCTCGACCGGATCGACCCGGTGATCATCACGACCGAGCTGGAGCAGCCGCTGCTGCGCGCGGTCGACCACATCGCGCGCGAGGTGCTCGCCGAACACCACCCGCGGCTGTGGGAGGTCATGCCGACGCTCGCCCAGGAAATGCTGATCAAGCAGGTCCAGGCGTCCGCGCCGCGGCTGGTGCGGGAGTTCCTCGACGACGTCCGCGAGAACCTCGACGAGGTCCTCGACGTCCAGCACATGACGGTCCAGCGGCTGACGCGCGACCGCGCGCTGCTGGTCCGGCTGATCCGCGAGACGTCCCGCCCGGAGATGGCGTTCATCGCGCGGATGGGCATCTACTTCGGCTTCGGGCTCGGCGTCGTCCAGACGGTGGTGTGGGCGCTGACCCGCGAGCCGTGGGTGCTGCCGGCGTTCGGCGGCGTGATCGGGCTGTTCACCGACTGGCTGGCGATCAAGCTGATCTTCGTCCCCCGCGAGCCGGTCCGCGTCGGCCGGGTGATCTTCCAGGGCAAGTTCCAGCGGCGGCGCGCGGAGGTGGCCCGGCAGTACGGCGAGCTGATCGCGACCGAGGTCCTGACCGTCCAGAACCTCCTGGACGCGGTGCTGCGCGGCCCCCGCGCCGACCGCCTGGCGGCGCTGGTGGAGCAGATGGTGTCGTCCGCGGTGGACACGCAGATGCCGCTCTCGTGGACAGTGGGCGGCACGCGCTTGCGGGAGATGAAGCACGCGGCGGCGCGGAAGGCGCTGGAGCAGCTCCCGGACACGGCCCGGTACGCCGAGGGCTACCTGACCGAGGCGATGGACGTCGCCAAGGTGATCGAGCAGCGGATGCTGGCGCTGACGCCGCTGGAGTTCGAGGGACTGCTGCGCCCGGCGTTCCGCCAGGACGAGTGGAAGCTCATCGCCGTCGGCGGGGTGATCGGCTTCCTGGTCGGCGAACTGCAGGTCCTGCTGATGCTGGGCTGA
- a CDS encoding DUF445 family protein, with product MPFIAALIGYVTKRVAIEMMFRPLEFVGVKPFGWQGVLPANAERMAATATAMLTTNLVDPKEIFARLDPAQVAKEIEQPLLRVVEDVTRDVMETYQPRLWEVLPNSAQQLLLKRVQAEAPKAITKIMREIADNIEDVLDLEHMVVTNLVRDKALLNRLIRDISRPEMRFIARSGIWFGFSLGCVQLVVWALTKSPIVLPLFGLLIGWFTDWLALKMIFLPREPRRFFGLYTWQGVFQKRRDQVAADYGDMIAREIITIPHLLEAVLRGPKSDKLFAMITREVQKTIDAQASVVKPFVAIAVGTRKFQEMKQTAAAKAAERVPETIRYAENYAINALDVRNTIVDRMRKLSALEFEQLLRPAFRQDEWKLIAVGAVIGGLVGELQVLALLG from the coding sequence ATGCCGTTCATCGCGGCGCTGATCGGCTACGTCACCAAGCGCGTCGCCATCGAGATGATGTTCCGGCCGCTCGAGTTCGTCGGCGTCAAACCCTTCGGCTGGCAGGGCGTGCTGCCGGCCAACGCCGAGCGGATGGCCGCCACCGCCACCGCGATGCTGACGACGAACCTCGTCGACCCCAAAGAGATCTTCGCGCGGCTCGACCCGGCGCAGGTGGCGAAGGAGATCGAGCAGCCGCTGCTGCGGGTCGTCGAGGACGTCACCCGCGACGTGATGGAGACCTACCAGCCGCGGCTGTGGGAGGTGCTGCCGAACAGCGCGCAGCAACTGCTGCTCAAACGCGTGCAGGCCGAAGCGCCGAAGGCGATCACCAAGATCATGCGGGAGATCGCCGACAACATCGAGGACGTCCTCGACCTCGAGCACATGGTCGTGACGAACCTCGTGCGCGACAAGGCGCTGCTGAACCGGCTGATCCGCGACATCTCCCGGCCGGAGATGCGGTTCATCGCCCGCTCCGGGATCTGGTTCGGGTTCAGCCTCGGCTGCGTGCAACTGGTCGTCTGGGCGCTGACGAAGTCGCCGATCGTGCTCCCGCTGTTCGGCCTGCTCATCGGCTGGTTCACCGACTGGCTCGCGCTCAAGATGATCTTCCTGCCGCGCGAGCCCCGCCGGTTCTTCGGGCTCTACACCTGGCAGGGCGTCTTCCAGAAGCGCCGCGACCAGGTGGCCGCCGACTACGGCGACATGATCGCGCGCGAGATCATCACCATCCCCCACCTGCTGGAAGCCGTGCTGCGCGGGCCGAAGTCCGACAAGCTGTTCGCGATGATCACCCGCGAGGTGCAGAAGACGATCGACGCGCAGGCCAGCGTGGTCAAGCCGTTCGTCGCCATCGCCGTCGGGACGCGGAAGTTCCAGGAGATGAAGCAGACGGCGGCGGCGAAGGCCGCGGAGCGCGTCCCGGAGACGATCCGGTACGCGGAGAACTACGCGATCAACGCCCTCGACGTGCGCAACACGATCGTCGACCGGATGCGGAAGCTGAGCGCGCTCGAGTTCGAGCAGCTGCTGCGGCCGGCGTTCCGGCAGGACGAGTGGAAGCTGATCGCCGTCGGCGCGGTGATCGGCGGGCTCGTCGGCGAACTGCAGGTGCTCGCCCTGCTCGGGTAG
- a CDS encoding DUF445 domain-containing protein gives MPLIAALIGYLTKRVAIEMMFRPLEFRGIRPFLGWQGVIPANARRMATTAVDLLTRNLVDPQEIFSRLDPEEMVKELEPPLLKAVEEVTREVMETYQPRLWELLPARAQRLLVAQVQAQAPAVVKRLMREVSTNIDDVLDVNAMLIEAMVRDKSLTCRLIREVAAPEFKFIARSGIWFGFVIGLVQFVAWALTKEPLIMPIFGFVTGFVTDWLALKMIFYPREPRRFGFFRWQGMFQKRRQEVAADYGALIADEVLTVRNVLEAVLTGPRADKLFAMITREVQRTVDQQASVAKPLVALTIGGRQYQEMKRAAAEKVIAYLPETVKHVESYATGALDVRNTIVEKMQQLTPIEFEGILRPAFKQDEWKLIAVGAVIGGLVGELQVLLLLH, from the coding sequence ATGCCGCTCATCGCCGCCCTGATCGGTTACCTGACCAAGCGGGTGGCCATCGAGATGATGTTCCGGCCCCTCGAATTCCGGGGGATCCGGCCGTTCCTCGGCTGGCAGGGCGTCATCCCGGCGAACGCGCGGCGGATGGCCACCACCGCCGTCGACCTGCTGACCCGCAACCTCGTCGACCCGCAGGAGATCTTCAGCAGGCTCGATCCGGAAGAAATGGTCAAAGAGCTCGAACCGCCGCTGCTCAAGGCCGTCGAAGAGGTCACCCGCGAAGTCATGGAGACCTACCAGCCGCGGCTCTGGGAACTCCTGCCGGCGCGCGCGCAGCGGTTGCTCGTCGCGCAGGTCCAGGCGCAGGCGCCGGCCGTCGTGAAGCGGCTCATGCGGGAGGTCTCGACCAACATCGACGACGTCCTCGACGTCAACGCCATGCTCATCGAGGCCATGGTCCGCGACAAGTCGCTGACCTGCCGGCTGATCCGCGAGGTCGCCGCGCCCGAGTTCAAGTTCATCGCGCGGTCCGGGATCTGGTTCGGGTTCGTGATCGGGCTCGTCCAGTTCGTCGCGTGGGCGCTGACGAAGGAGCCGCTGATCATGCCGATCTTCGGTTTCGTCACGGGCTTCGTCACGGACTGGCTCGCCCTCAAGATGATCTTCTACCCGCGTGAGCCGCGCAGGTTCGGCTTCTTCCGCTGGCAGGGCATGTTCCAGAAGCGGCGCCAGGAGGTCGCCGCCGACTACGGCGCGCTGATCGCCGACGAGGTGCTCACCGTGCGGAACGTGCTGGAGGCCGTGCTCACCGGGCCGCGCGCCGACAAGCTGTTCGCGATGATCACCCGCGAGGTCCAGCGCACGGTCGACCAGCAGGCGAGCGTCGCCAAACCGCTGGTCGCGCTGACCATCGGCGGCCGGCAGTACCAGGAGATGAAGCGCGCGGCGGCCGAGAAGGTCATCGCCTACCTCCCCGAAACGGTGAAGCACGTCGAGAGCTACGCCACCGGCGCGCTCGACGTCCGGAACACGATCGTCGAGAAGATGCAGCAGCTGACGCCGATCGAGTTCGAGGGCATCCTGCGGCCGGCCTTCAAGCAGGACGAATGGAAGCTCATCGCGGTCGGCGCGGTCATCGGTGGCCTGGTGGGTGAACTCCAGGTGCTGCTCCTGCTGCACTGA
- a CDS encoding class II aldolase/adducin family protein, whose protein sequence is MILETERAAVCAYARRMVGDGLVVGTSGNVSVRGGDLVAVTPTGVAYSSMTPADVAVVDLGGQVVDGVLKPTSELPMHLSVYWDVRDPDGEPVTAVVHTHAPHATAASTLVRELPPIHYIIATIGPSVRVARYATYGTPELATAVLEALEGRRGCLMANHGTLTYGDGLEAAYHRAQQLEWACRVWLLAQSAGRPSLLPPPEVAKVVDRLRGYGQG, encoded by the coding sequence ATGATCCTGGAGACCGAGCGGGCCGCCGTTTGTGCGTATGCCCGCCGGATGGTCGGTGACGGCCTGGTCGTCGGCACGTCCGGGAACGTGTCCGTGCGGGGTGGTGACCTCGTCGCCGTCACCCCGACCGGGGTCGCGTACTCGAGCATGACCCCCGCCGACGTCGCCGTCGTCGATCTTGGGGGGCAGGTGGTCGACGGGGTGCTCAAGCCGACCAGTGAGCTGCCGATGCACCTGTCCGTGTACTGGGACGTGCGTGACCCGGACGGGGAGCCGGTGACTGCCGTCGTGCACACGCACGCGCCGCACGCCACCGCCGCTTCGACGCTCGTGCGGGAGCTGCCGCCGATCCACTACATCATCGCCACGATCGGTCCCTCGGTGCGCGTCGCGCGCTACGCGACCTACGGCACGCCCGAGCTGGCCACCGCCGTCCTCGAGGCGCTCGAAGGGCGGCGGGGTTGCCTGATGGCCAACCACGGCACCCTCACCTACGGCGACGGCCTCGAAGCCGCCTACCACCGGGCGCAGCAGCTCGAGTGGGCGTGCCGCGTGTGGCTGCTCGCGCAGAGCGCCGGCCGGCCGAGCCTCCTGCCGCCGCCCGAGGTGGCGAAGGTGGTCGACCGGCTGCGCGGCTACGGGCAGGGTTAG